From a single Arachis hypogaea cultivar Tifrunner chromosome 3, arahy.Tifrunner.gnm2.J5K5, whole genome shotgun sequence genomic region:
- the LOC112774725 gene encoding protein FAR1-RELATED SEQUENCE 5-like: protein MAFPSKTEPNRTANTPIINADGFEKLITDLTIEDIWGLVFDIESQVCEFYAKYAKCYGFVSQKDLKMVDANGNINTRQLVCNKIGERHWKHLKRDNRQREHRAITRVNCRARIRFIRHYRTGKWKVSVFESEHNHLLCPPKYRHLIAANRGLNEADKTQADSLRACGVKTCHIMGYMVFQKGVYDKVGFTSKDLHNHISKIRRGKVKVSDVFAALAYLLSKADSDPLFLGKFTLNDGRLDNLVWADGASIVDYECFGDVLAFETTYKKNVYNKPLVIFLGTNIYGQTTIFGWALLSDERSETFKLVLKEFLKIMSGKLPGGVVIDRDRAMREAILEVFPGIPHRFTVQIFEERWNEIISKYGFADNKWVQGIYNDKMKWANAYLREHFFGRIRITSQCEGIHSLLKNYLPVLTTCLEIFEKQATEFYAKNIFKLVKDEIEAAGALNVTECPNSGDIVEYNTTLLPTFHIKENKLNSVKDHQHDRHLTDHEIYFIVAILGLLVNLVEKDGHNRSRLAVASVLLPCSDVLDHEIQKDILEPFRYKLCDLDYNGWGEGYEV from the exons ATGGCTTTTCcttcaaaaaccgaaccaaaccgcaccgcgaacacccctataATTAATGCTGATGGTTTTGAAAAGTTGATAACTGATTTGACCATCGAAGACATATGGGGACTGGTGTTTGATATAGAATCTCAAGTTTGTGAATTTTATGCCAAATATGCCAAGTGCTATGGATTTGTGTCTCAAAAAGACTTGAAAATGGTGGATGCCAATGGCAACATTAATACAAGACAGTTGGTTTGCAATAAAATAGGAGAAAGACATTGGAAGCACCTTAAAAGGGACAATCGGCAAAGGGAGCATAGGGCAATTACTCGTGTCAACTGCAGGGCGAGGATTCGGTTCATTCGTCACTATAGAACGGGTAAGTGGAAAGTCAGTGTCTTTGAGAGTGAACACAATCATCTACTGTGTCCACCTAAGTACAGACATCTTATTGCCGCAAATCGTGGGCTTAATGAGGCCGATAAAACACAAGCAGACAGCTTGCGAGCATGTGGTGTTAAAACTTGCCACATAATGGGTTACATGGTTTTCCAAAAAGGTGTATATGATAAAGTGGGTTTTACCAGCAAAGACTTACATAACCACATTAGTAAGATTAGGCGTGGCAAAGTGAAAGTCAGTGATGTATTTGCTGCGTTGGCCTATCTGTTGTCCAAGGCAGACAGTGACCCGTTATTTCTAGGAAAGTTCACCTTAAATGATGGTAGGTTGGATAATTTGGTGTGGGCTGATGGAGCAAGCATTGTTGATTACGAATGTTTTGGCGATGTACTCGCTTTTGAAACCACTTACAAGAAAAATGTGTATAACAAGCCCTTAGTCATATTTTTAGGGACCAACATCTATGGCCAAACAACTATCTTTGGTTGGGCCCTACTCTCAGATGAAAGGTCCGAAACTTTCAAGTTGGTACtgaaggaatttttgaaaatcatgtcAGGAAAACTACCCGGAGGCGTTGTGATAGACAGAGACCGTGCTATGAGAGAGGCTATCTTAGAAGTATTTCCTGGTATACCACATCGT TTTACCGTACAAATATTTGAAGAGAGATGGAATGAGATCATATCCAAATACGGATTTGCCGATAATAAATGGGTCCAGGGCATTTATAATGACAAAATGAAGTGGGCTAACGCATATTTGAGGGAGCACTTCTTTGGTCGCATAAGAATTACATCACAGTGTGAGGGAATTCATTCATTATTGAAGAACTAT CTTCCTGTTTTGACTACGTGCTTGGAAATTTTTGagaaacaagctactgaattctatgctaaaaatattttcaaacttgTGAAAGATGAGATAGAAGCAGCAGGTGCCTTAAATGTGACTGAATGCCCAAACAGTGGAGACATTGTTGAGTACAACACGA CTTTATTGCCCACTTTTCACATAAAGGAAAATAAGCTAAACAGTGTGAAAGACCATCAACATGATAGGCATCTCACTGATCATGAGATATATTTTATTGTTGCTATTCTTGGCCTGCTTGTAAACTTGGTAGAGAAGGATGGCCATAATag ATCACGGCTTGCAGTAGCCAGTGTTCTGCTACCATGCTCAGATGTCTTAGACCATGAGATTCAGAAGGAT ATACTTGAACCATTTAGATATAAGTTGTGTGATCTAGACTATAATGGTTGGGGAGAAGGGTATGAAGTTTGA